Proteins encoded by one window of Nicotiana tabacum cultivar K326 chromosome 10, ASM71507v2, whole genome shotgun sequence:
- the LOC107798990 gene encoding uncharacterized protein LOC107798990 translates to MDHSTGKPGFLRNVLVRLFLFCVVILGCRFAYVVTLKGETCDLGDFCFFSLPENLNVITSGVGQLTESVSAVMTTSEKSAPAKPKLPDLWTSPDFQKSARFYSSVFQDLVVDGFLSPNSKTLCVETPVGADVFALKEIGIADSVGIYKKGSKPLVITGKAVKQPFEDNTFDFIFSGAGMIDKSTKPGDFAAEICRTLKPEGFFVVHTTGSKDTYSFNSFLHLFNCCTLIKSRNIDGFDSNTIREIVMKKVVFGDVNVEEKVSSDSKNKCNVPDYKLKLIKKAEPLIKEEPKKPWITLKKNAQKIKYLSSMADISFKPRYVYVDVGARSYGSSIVSWFKKQYPKQNKTFEIYAIEADKTFHGQYEGKKGVTLLPYAAWVRNETLSFEINQDPGHKDVAKGRGMGRIQPVESSSNSASEVDLIQGFDFAEWLKSSVSERDYVVMKMDVEGTEFDLIPRLFETGAICLIDEVFLECHYNRWQKCCPGERSSKYEHTYGQCLDLFASLRESGVLVHQWW, encoded by the coding sequence ATGGATCATAGTACGGGAAAGCCTGGTTTTTTAAGGAATGTGTTGGTTCGTTTGTTTCTATTTTGTGTTGTGATTCTTGGTTGTCGGTTTGCTTATGTGGTGACTCTCAAAGGCGAAACTTGTGACCTCGGCGATTTTTGTTTCTTCTCCCTGCCCGAAAATCTGAATGTTATTACCTCCGGCGTTGGGCAGCTGACTGAGTCTGTATCAGCGGTCATGACAACAAGCGAAAAATCTGCTCCGGCGAAGCCCAAACTTCCCGATCTATGGACCAGCCCAGATTTCCAAAAATCGGCCCGTTTCTATTCTTCTGTATTTCAGGATCTTGTTGTAGATGGGTTTTTGAGCCCGAATTCGAAGACCCTTTGCGTCGAAACTCCAGTAGGTGCTGATGTTTTCGCTTTAAAGGAAATTGGGATCGCCGATTCAGTTGGGATATACAAGAAAGGCTCAAAGCCTTTGGTTATTACAGGTAAAGCTGTTAAACAGCCTTTTGAAGATAATACATTTGATTTCATATTTTCCGGTGCCGGAATGATAGATAAGTCGACGAAGCCGGGGGATTTCGCGGCGGAGATTTGTCGGACTCTGAAACCCGAAGGGTTTTTCGTGGTCCATACAACAGGTTCTAAAGATACGTACAGTTTCAATTCATTCCTTCATTTGTTTAACTGTTGTACATTGATTAAGTCTAGGAATATTGATGGTTTTGATTCAAATactattcgtgagattgtcatgAAAAAGGTTGTTTTTGGGGATGTAAATGTTGAGGAAAAAGTGAGTAGTGATTCGAAGAACAAATGTAATGTTCCGGATTATAAACTGAAGCTGATTAAAAAAGCTGAGCCTTTGATTAAAGAGGAACCTAAGAAACCATGGATTACTCTAAAGAAGAATGCACAGAAAATAAAGTACTTGTCGTCCATGGCGGATATAAGTTTTAAGCCGAGGTATGTGTATGTTGATGTTGGGGCGAGGAGTTACGGCTCGAGTATTGTGAGTTGGTTTAAGAAGCAGTATCCTAAACAGAATAAGACATTTGAGATATATGCAATCGAGGCTGACAAGACTTTCCATGGGCAGTATGAGGGTAAAAAAGGGGTGACTTTGTTGCCCTATGCTGCTTGGGTGAGGAATGAGACGTTGTCGTTTGAGATTAATCAAGACCCGGGTCATAAAGACGTGGCGAAAGGGCGAGGGATGGGAAGAATTCAACCTGTTGAATCTTCTAGTAACTCTGCAAGTGAGGTGGATTTGATCCAAGGTTTTGACTTTGCTGAATGGTTGAAGAGCAGTGTATCGGAGAGGGATTATGTCGTGATGAAGATGGACGTTGAAGGCACTGAATTTGATTTGATTCCCAGATTGTTTGAAACAGGGGCGATTTGCCTGATTGATGAAGTTTTTCTTGAATGCCATTACAATAGGTGGCAGAAATGCTGTCCTGGGGAGAGGTCTTCTAAGTATGAGCATACATATGGCCAATGCTTGGATCTCTTTGCTTCTCTAAGAGAAAGTGGAGTTCTTGTTCATCAGTGGTGGTGA